A section of the Papio anubis isolate 15944 chromosome 4, Panubis1.0, whole genome shotgun sequence genome encodes:
- the SLC5A3 gene encoding sodium/myo-inositol cotransporter isoform X1 encodes MRAVLDTADIAIVALYFILVMCIGFFAMWKSNRSTVSGYFLAGRSMTWVAIGASLFVSNIGSEHFIGLAGSGAASGFAVGAWEFNALLLLQLLGWVFIPIYIRSGVYTMPEYLSKRFGGHRIQVYFAALSLILYIFTKLSVDLYSGALFIQESLGWNLYVSVILLIGMTALLTVTGGLVAVIYTDTLQALLMIIGALTLMIISIMEIGGFEEVKRRYMLASPDVTSILLTYNLSNTNSCNVYPKKEALKMLRNPTDEDVPWPGFILGQTPASVWYWCADQVIVQRVLAAKNIAHAKGSTLMAGFLKLLPMFIIVVPGMISRILFTDDIACINPEHCMLVCGSRAGCSNIAYPRLVMKLVPVGLRGLMMAVMIAALMSDLDSIFNSASTIFTLDVYKLIRKSASSRELMIVGRIFVAFMVVISIAWVPIIVEMQGGQMYLYIQEVADYLTPPVAALFLLAIFWKRCNEQGAFYGGMAGFVLGAVRLILAFAYRAPECDQPDNRPGFIKDIHYMYVATGLFWVTGLITVIVSLLTPPPTKEQIRTTTFWSKKNLVVKESCSPKEEPYKMQEKSILRCSENNETINHIIPNGKSEDSIKGLQPEDVNLLVTCREEGNPVASLGHSEAETPVDAYSNGQAALMGEKERKKETEDGGRYWKFIDWFCGFKSKSLSKRSLRDLMEEEAVCLQMLEETRQVKIILNIGLFAVCSLGIFMFVYFSL; translated from the coding sequence ATGAGAGCTGTACTGGACACAGCAGACATTGCCATAGTGGCCCTGTATTTTATCCTGGTCATGTGCATTGGTTTTTTTGCCATGTGGAAATCTAATAGAAGCACCGTGAGTGGATACTTCTTGGCGGGGCGCTCTATGACCTGGGTAGCAATTGGTGCCTCTCTGTTTGTGAGCAATATTGGGAGTGAGCACTTCATTGGGCTGGCAGGATCTGGAGCTGCAAGTGGATTTGCAGTGGGCGCATGGGAATTCAATGCCTTACTGCTTTTACAACTTCTGGGATGGGTTTTCATCCCAATTTACATCCGGTCAGGGGTATATACCATGCCTGAATACTTGTCCAAGCGATTTGGTGGCCATAGGATTCAGGTCTATTTTGCAGCCTTGTCTCTGATTCTCTATATTTTCACCAAGCTCTCAGTGGATCTGTATTCGGGTGCCCTCTTTATCCAGGAGTCTTTGGGTTGGAATCTTTATGTGTCTGTCATCCTGCTTATTGGCATGACTGCTTTGCTGACTGTCACCGGAGGCCTTGTTGCAGTGATCTACACAGACACTCTACAGGCTCTGCTCATGATCATTGGGGCACTTACACTTATGATTATTAGCATAATGGAGATTGGAGGGTTTGAGGAAGTTAAGAGAAGGTACATGTTGGCCTCACCCGATGTCACTTCCATCTTATTGACATACAACCTTTCCAACACAAATTCTTGTAATGTCTACCCTAAGAAAGAAGCCCTGAAAATGCTGCGGAATCCAACAGATGAAGATGTTCCTTGGCCTGGATTCATTCTTGGGCAGACCCCAGCCTCAGTATGGTACTGGTGTGCTGACCAAGTCATCGTGCAGAGGGTCCTTGCAGCCAAAAACATTGCTCATGCCAAAGGCTCTACTCTTATGGCTGGCTTCTTAAAGCTCCTGCCAATGTTTATCATAGTTGTCCCAGGAATGATTTCCAGGATACTGTTTACTGATGACATAGCTTGCATCAACCCAGAGCACTGCATGCTAGTGTGTGGAAGCAGAGCTGGTTGCTCCAATATTGCTTACCCACGCCTGGTGATGAAGCTGGTCCCTGTGGGCCTTCGGGGCTTAATGATGGCAGTGATGATTGCAGCACTGATGAGTGACTTGGACTCTATCTTTAACAGTGCCAGTACCATATTCACCCTTGATGTGTACAAACTTATCCGCAAGAGCGCGAGCTCCCGGGAGTTAATGATTGTGGGGAGGATATTTGTGGCATTTATGGTGGTGATCAGCATAGCATGGGTGCCAATCATCGTGGAGATGCAAGGAGGCCAGATGTACCTTTATATTCAGGAGGTAGCAGATTACCTGACACCCCCAGTAGCAGCCTTGTTCCTGCTGGCAATTTTCTGGAAGCGCTGCAATGAACAAGGGGCTTTCTATGGTGGAATGGCTGGCTTTGTTCTTGGAGCAGTCCGTTTGATACTGGCCTTTGCCTACCGTGCCCCAGAATGTGACCAACCTGATAACAGGCCAGGCTTCATCAAAGACATCCATTATATGTATGTGGCCACAGGATTGTTTTGGGTCACGGGACTCATTACTGTAATTGTGAGCCTTCTCACGCCACCTCCCACAAAGGAACAGATTCGTACCACCACCTTTTGGTCTAAGAAGAACCTGGTGGTGAAGGAGAGCTGCTCCCCGAAAGAGGAACCATACAAAATGCAAGAAAAGAGCATTCTGAGATGCAGTGAGAATAATGAGACTATCAACCACATCATTCCCAACGGGAAATCTGAAGACAGCATTAAGGGCCTTCAGCCTGAAGATGTTAATCTGTTGGTAACCTGCAGAGAGGAGGGCAACCCAGTGGCATCTTTAGGTCATTCAGAGGCAGAAACACCAGTTGACGCTTACTCCAATGGGCAAGCAGCTCTTAtgggtgagaaagagagaaaaaaagaaacggaGGATGGAGGTCGGTACTGGAAGTTCATAGACTGGTTTTGTGGCTTCAAAAGTAAGAGCCTCAGCAAGAGGAGTCTCAGAGACCTGATGGAGGAGGAGGCTGTTTGTTTACAGATGCTAGAAGAGACTCGGCAAgttaaaataatactaaatattgGACTTTTTGCTGTGTGTTCGCTTggaattttcatgtttgtttatttctccttatgA
- the SLC5A3 gene encoding sodium/myo-inositol cotransporter, with the protein MTWVAIGASLFVSNIGSEHFIGLAGSGAASGFAVGAWEFNALLLLQLLGWVFIPIYIRSGVYTMPEYLSKRFGGHRIQVYFAALSLILYIFTKLSVDLYSGALFIQESLGWNLYVSVILLIGMTALLTVTGGLVAVIYTDTLQALLMIIGALTLMIISIMEIGGFEEVKRRYMLASPDVTSILLTYNLSNTNSCNVYPKKEALKMLRNPTDEDVPWPGFILGQTPASVWYWCADQVIVQRVLAAKNIAHAKGSTLMAGFLKLLPMFIIVVPGMISRILFTDDIACINPEHCMLVCGSRAGCSNIAYPRLVMKLVPVGLRGLMMAVMIAALMSDLDSIFNSASTIFTLDVYKLIRKSASSRELMIVGRIFVAFMVVISIAWVPIIVEMQGGQMYLYIQEVADYLTPPVAALFLLAIFWKRCNEQGAFYGGMAGFVLGAVRLILAFAYRAPECDQPDNRPGFIKDIHYMYVATGLFWVTGLITVIVSLLTPPPTKEQIRTTTFWSKKNLVVKESCSPKEEPYKMQEKSILRCSENNETINHIIPNGKSEDSIKGLQPEDVNLLVTCREEGNPVASLGHSEAETPVDAYSNGQAALMGEKERKKETEDGGRYWKFIDWFCGFKSKSLSKRSLRDLMEEEAVCLQMLEETRQVKIILNIGLFAVCSLGIFMFVYFSL; encoded by the coding sequence ATGACCTGGGTAGCAATTGGTGCCTCTCTGTTTGTGAGCAATATTGGGAGTGAGCACTTCATTGGGCTGGCAGGATCTGGAGCTGCAAGTGGATTTGCAGTGGGCGCATGGGAATTCAATGCCTTACTGCTTTTACAACTTCTGGGATGGGTTTTCATCCCAATTTACATCCGGTCAGGGGTATATACCATGCCTGAATACTTGTCCAAGCGATTTGGTGGCCATAGGATTCAGGTCTATTTTGCAGCCTTGTCTCTGATTCTCTATATTTTCACCAAGCTCTCAGTGGATCTGTATTCGGGTGCCCTCTTTATCCAGGAGTCTTTGGGTTGGAATCTTTATGTGTCTGTCATCCTGCTTATTGGCATGACTGCTTTGCTGACTGTCACCGGAGGCCTTGTTGCAGTGATCTACACAGACACTCTACAGGCTCTGCTCATGATCATTGGGGCACTTACACTTATGATTATTAGCATAATGGAGATTGGAGGGTTTGAGGAAGTTAAGAGAAGGTACATGTTGGCCTCACCCGATGTCACTTCCATCTTATTGACATACAACCTTTCCAACACAAATTCTTGTAATGTCTACCCTAAGAAAGAAGCCCTGAAAATGCTGCGGAATCCAACAGATGAAGATGTTCCTTGGCCTGGATTCATTCTTGGGCAGACCCCAGCCTCAGTATGGTACTGGTGTGCTGACCAAGTCATCGTGCAGAGGGTCCTTGCAGCCAAAAACATTGCTCATGCCAAAGGCTCTACTCTTATGGCTGGCTTCTTAAAGCTCCTGCCAATGTTTATCATAGTTGTCCCAGGAATGATTTCCAGGATACTGTTTACTGATGACATAGCTTGCATCAACCCAGAGCACTGCATGCTAGTGTGTGGAAGCAGAGCTGGTTGCTCCAATATTGCTTACCCACGCCTGGTGATGAAGCTGGTCCCTGTGGGCCTTCGGGGCTTAATGATGGCAGTGATGATTGCAGCACTGATGAGTGACTTGGACTCTATCTTTAACAGTGCCAGTACCATATTCACCCTTGATGTGTACAAACTTATCCGCAAGAGCGCGAGCTCCCGGGAGTTAATGATTGTGGGGAGGATATTTGTGGCATTTATGGTGGTGATCAGCATAGCATGGGTGCCAATCATCGTGGAGATGCAAGGAGGCCAGATGTACCTTTATATTCAGGAGGTAGCAGATTACCTGACACCCCCAGTAGCAGCCTTGTTCCTGCTGGCAATTTTCTGGAAGCGCTGCAATGAACAAGGGGCTTTCTATGGTGGAATGGCTGGCTTTGTTCTTGGAGCAGTCCGTTTGATACTGGCCTTTGCCTACCGTGCCCCAGAATGTGACCAACCTGATAACAGGCCAGGCTTCATCAAAGACATCCATTATATGTATGTGGCCACAGGATTGTTTTGGGTCACGGGACTCATTACTGTAATTGTGAGCCTTCTCACGCCACCTCCCACAAAGGAACAGATTCGTACCACCACCTTTTGGTCTAAGAAGAACCTGGTGGTGAAGGAGAGCTGCTCCCCGAAAGAGGAACCATACAAAATGCAAGAAAAGAGCATTCTGAGATGCAGTGAGAATAATGAGACTATCAACCACATCATTCCCAACGGGAAATCTGAAGACAGCATTAAGGGCCTTCAGCCTGAAGATGTTAATCTGTTGGTAACCTGCAGAGAGGAGGGCAACCCAGTGGCATCTTTAGGTCATTCAGAGGCAGAAACACCAGTTGACGCTTACTCCAATGGGCAAGCAGCTCTTAtgggtgagaaagagagaaaaaaagaaacggaGGATGGAGGTCGGTACTGGAAGTTCATAGACTGGTTTTGTGGCTTCAAAAGTAAGAGCCTCAGCAAGAGGAGTCTCAGAGACCTGATGGAGGAGGAGGCTGTTTGTTTACAGATGCTAGAAGAGACTCGGCAAgttaaaataatactaaatattgGACTTTTTGCTGTGTGTTCGCTTggaattttcatgtttgtttatttctccttatgA